Genomic window (Cucumis sativus cultivar 9930 chromosome 2, Cucumber_9930_V3, whole genome shotgun sequence):
TAACTAGGTTAGAGttagaaggaaaaatggaTAGGtcgtttttgtttattgttccATTTCCTCCATCCTTgcttttactttcattttttcacaTGCATgcataaaaattattagaatcaATTTATTACCTCAGCAAGTCCAAACAATGTTTATCAGTACTTGGATGTTGTTTTCCTTTGTTGAACCCCTCTGGAATAGAGAGCTTCAAATGTCCATATAGAACATTAGCAATATCTGCTGCTGCGTACAGGGAGAAGGTCATGCCAGCTAGCCTATAAGCTTCCTTCTCAAGGCACCTAAGTTTTTTTCCCAGTAAATTACGGGCCCGAATGCATCCCTCCATGTCAACACCTATACCCCAGGTTTCCATATCAGCAAGAATACCTACCTACAAAAGTTTCCATTGGTTAAACAAGTTCAACTGCTTCAATAGTAAAATCGGCAATATATTTAGGCTGAACTTTTTGATACTATTCAGCTGCCCTGTGGATgaagaaaatttcatattaagTATCATTCAAATGTTCCTAAAAAGCAACAAGAGCAAATATGAACATAATctgattgtttttcttcttataacaatttgataaaaaatgcATCATGTTTACAGCGAACAACCCACTAACAGCTACggtttactatttttattggGCATTAGAAGAATCAACTGCTATCACGATGCCATCTTCCCTGAAAGTAAATGACAGGCAAAACAAAAGGCAAAATTTACCAATGGAATCTCTATATTGTTGAGAGCGTCCAAGAGCTTTTCAGAAATTATTAGCTTCCATAGAACAGAACATAGTGCTCGTGTCTGTGCAACACGCCGACAGCAGCCATTATGGGCTACTCTTCTCATCTGATTCTTCCACTGGCCACTCCGGttagcagcagcagcagcttCACCAGATAATCTTTTCTTGACTTCCTATTTCATCACCATCACAATTTCATTTGAAGATTAAAACATGTCTCAATTAATCATAGCAGAAAATCCTTCAAAATCATGCATTATCTTGGTTGAAAAATGAcactaacaagaaaattttattttttcagttATGTTTTTGCATTAGTTGAGTTGAATATGCCATACCTTCTCCAGGTTCAGGGTTGAATTTCTCTCGTCATCTGGCCAAAGAATCCAAGCTACGATGCACATATCAATTACATTGCTCATGTGAACTCTGGACAACACTATGTATGAACCGTCTACAAGTTTAAGGCCCATATTACGTCGAGCAGAATTCAGGAAACCCAATTTCTGGATGGAAACTCCAGGACATTTAAGTACCTGAACCTGAACTTTCAAATTCCATGCAAActttctaacatttttcttcGTAAATATTTCATTGATCTTTTTCCATCTCATTTCAATCATCTCAAACCAATGTTCGTTTTGTGAAACATCTACCTGATCACCAGATATGCTGTCATCCGGACAAAGACCTTTTCCACTCTTGGGCCCCAACAAATCCTTTGGAATGTTCACATAATACACCGGAGATTTTTCCCAACAGATGGCTATTCCATGTAACTCAAAAGGGACGACAGAGTTCACTTCAGAACGTTTGGTGTAATagagatcaaaataaaattcctGGCTAGCATCCCACAAATTCAAGAAAGATTCAAATCCACCAGATGTACTAGCTGCCTGGATAGGTCCTTTCATGGAAGAACCATCTCTTTTTAGCGAATGTAAAACCTTACTACTATGTTGTTCCCTCTGAGCATCTTTATCAGTAATTCTTTCCAGATGACTAGAGATTGCAACATCTACCTTTCCCGCACATTCACCAACAGTATTTGAATCTTGGATTGCAGACCCTTCAGCATTCACTGGAGGATTAACACCAGAATTGGACTGTTTTACATCAATAGAAATTGCCCCTGTTTGACTGGGGTTCTTGCCAACGACTTTTTCAGAACTGGAAGTTCCTCCAACACATGACAAAGTTAAAACACGCTCCATTTGTTGGGTGCCAACAGCCACTTGTGCTGTTATATTTCCATCTGCACTTGCTGACAGGGGATGAGAAATTTGTGGCACAGTAAACCCCAACGATTTAAAAGCTGAGAATGCAGCAATCCTTGCCTCTTCAGCTTTATCAAGAACAACTTTACGAGCACCATGCTTGATCTTCCTAGCTAATCCAACATGCATCCGTTTTTGTGCTGTACTCTCTATacaatcaatatcaatattagaattttgaaaCTGGAGGAAGACAACTACAATTATCACAGCAGCCACTAGCCAGAAACCATTTAATCTCTAAGAATATAGTCGTTTGAATCTGAAAATAActgaaaagtaaaagaatagAGAATGTATCCACAATTCTAATGACTCAACAAATTATCACAACTAAATGCAATATCATTAGAGTATCAGGTACGTGTGCATATTTAAATACAGTTCAGAGCTCATTGAGCTTCATACAGCCATTACTGATTATACCCTCCCattaaaattaacaacaaaatttgaacaaacTACTTGGGTGAGAAAACGCATAATACCAAGGACAATTTTACCTGCTGAACAGAATCAGCACAAACAAATAATCGCATCTCTCACCTTCTGTAGTCCATGACGCAGACTCAGAAAGAGCTTTAACTAATTCAGCATCAGAGGCTTCTGCAATTGCTAAAGGTGTCCGTAAACCAGCTTTATAGAGTGCTCTGGCTCGAGAACCCTGAAAACAAATTGCTTAAAGTAAATAACACACTGCTGCTGATTGGAATAAACAAAGGAAGAGAAACACAAAAAAGCCAAAGACAGTGCCTAACCTTAACATAAGGAATAGTAGTAAGTTCTACAATCTCTGCTCTAACTCCAAATGAAACACGATTTTGGAACTTGGCTACCAGACCTTCCAGATCGTGCCATCCAAGCCTCTCACAAAATACAGAGACCATAGATGCAAACCTTCCAGCACTCTCTTGTAATGCTTGAACCATTCCTCTGGCAACTTTAAAAGCGTCACAAACTTCAGGAATGGGAGTTTCCTTCAGAACCAGCATGAATTAAATTAGGTGGAAATCTTTCAAAAGCTGTTCAATTACTAggctaaatttaaatatgaataacCACAAAGAAGGAATGTAATTTATTTGCTCAGCTGTTAAGAGGAAGagcaaataaaagaattttattgtttcaGCATACATGCTAAGGTAATTCAGAAAAAAGATgtgttttgaatttctataATGTAGGGGCACAATAAAACATTAACGTTACCAATCATGTAGAAATAAATCTAAGATTAACGACAACACTCCACGTACCTGAACAAGTCTTGACAAGATGAGGGCCACATAAAATCGTTTACACACTCGAATAGTTTGCTCCTCTGAAGGTCTGTCACCATACACACCGACATGTTCATCACGCTTGGTACGTAAACCCGCAACACCATTTCTTGAGATATTTGCCCGTCGAACAGGCGCGCCATGTGCCATACGCATCAAAAATGGTTCTGTAGCTCCAACTCGATTTCCAACAGActgcatttttattttacatatttattagaAGATaagtatatagaaaaaataagagGGAAAAAGTTCAACAgttcaacaaacttaattTGCTAGTTGTGTAGCAAAGAGAAATTCTTTTGGCTGTTGACCATTGAAATTTCATGGTCAATGCTGACCAAAAGGAAACACAGGTTGCATTCGAGCAGCCCCACCTATGAGGGAATAATTGCATTAAAAGATAAATGGAAAACTGATTGGAAGTAATGGAAGAAAAGTTGGCAGATTTCATTGTTGGCGAATGAAATTTCACGTGCAAACAATCATCCATTCAATACAATCATCCATTCAATACAGAAGAGAACATACTGAAAATAATGGAGGGTGTTTTTAAGGGAGATGAAAGGGATAAAGCGTTAATATAACTGGAATAAGCACCAAAGAGAGcaatattaaaatgtttgtcAAATGTCAGAACACTAAACATCACTTGGTCCAAAACTATATGTTAGTTACTCGTTTGCATTCAACTAACATTTATCTTCTAAATTAACTATAGTTCGTAGAGAGGGTTAAAAACTATTGGGAACCAAGGTAGCATGGGCTATCTTCGTCCACATTGATTAGAATGGAATGATCAATGTTGTACTTAAGTGGTTCTCCAAAGTGCTTAAGTATAACAAAACCTTGATTTGATCAAAAAATGAGACTAATTGTAAATTTCAGATCATTCGAGAGGGATCTAAACTAGCAAAGAAACCAACCTTACCTGGTCAAGAGAAGACAAGCCCATAAACAGTTCATAATATAACTCCCAATCTGGCTCAACATCAACATTGATCGGCGTGACTAGGTACACCAAATGTAAATCAGATGCAAGCACAAATCCTTCTCGAGCTCTTGAAAGATCATCCAAGACAATCTAAGGagagatttaaaataaaataatcagaAAGAAAGCCTTAAGTCTTATCATTTACCACACGTAGTAATTGACTGATTGAACCaaatgaaaacttaaaaattaatgataattttCTAACTCATGCTTCCACCATGAGTAACGGTGGTGGAATATAGAAGAGGTTTATTACAAGTGATTCTTCTGGACTAAGAGAGCTTCCAAATGATGCGCGTCCAAGAGGCGTGGTACTATACAACTTGGTATCCCCATTCCATTCGAGAAATTTTCCATGGCATAACCACCGAAGGGATTCCTGCGCTGATTTAACCACATCTTGAAATGGTTTAGTAGAATTCAGAAGAGTACACCTTACATATCGATGAATATCAGTTGCAGTTTGAACAATCCCTCCAGCCACAACTTCTAAGATAGCATGTGTCATTCCATTCTTATCTTCAGACAAACATGATTGCAAAGGTGGACAGCTCTCGTTAAGAAGttcattaattcttttaacCTCTTCTGGTCTGCAGATGAGTACCTGCTCAGATggagataaagaaaaatgtcaggaaaaagaagaatataacaaaagttaaGTGTTTcaatacaacaaataaaaaacaaggGGTAAGGTAGAGTCGGTCAATTGATAAATGTTCTTAAATCAGCATATTAACACAAAACTGGCACTTCAGTTAAGAATGAAGGAAGACTTACACTTTCCCCCTTGGTATCGATCCCAGTCCGGCCAGCCCGACCAGCCATTTGTCTGTACCTTGCACCATCGATAAAGTCTCGTCCAATCCTGGGTTGTCGGAAAATTACCCTTCGAGCTGGCAGGTTAACTCCAGCAGCTAAGGTAGATGTAGCAGTTAAAACACGTAAAAGACCCTTGCGGTAGCAAGTTTCAACAACCTCTCTCTCCTCAACCTAATGagaagtaataaataattaaaagatgcTCAACAATAAGATCTACATGTAGGTCTAAGAGATGATGAATATACAGTAAGGCCGGCATGATGGTAGGCAACACCAGATGGAAAGGTTTCCTCTAATACAGGATCCAGTCCAGAAGGACATCTTCTCAGTGCATCAATTGCTGAAAAAATGTCTGTAAACTCACTGTTGTCGTTTTGAATTTTGACAGAAAACTTCTTGAGGAATTTTGACACATGTTTTGCTGTTGATTCACATCCTTTCCGACTGGAGCAAAAGATCAATACTGAGTGTCCATCTTCAACTAcctaaaatacaattaaaagaattattgttGAATACAAATTTAGGAACAAGTCCTACTtaacaaatcaaaagaaatCGTACCTCATTACATAATTCTACAATGTGATCTGGATCCCTACCACCAAGATTGGCTGTTTTTGAGATTGTTCTAACAATGTccaaacttttattataaatggtATTCCCAACTTTAATGTACTCCTCTAAAGGAACAGGTCGAAAATCAGTATGGTACAAGGCTGCCTGCATGCAAATTTTCAAAGTGACAATAGAGTAGTCTGACATCAAAGATGCAAGGACCAAGTCTATAGACTTTTCAAAAGATATAACTATAGCACCCAATCCCCAAACCACGTAATAAGATctgaaattttgtatataaaatgtaaagaatTATTTACtgtaagttttgaaaatatttttttttggcaaaaATTAAACTACACTAAATTTTTAAGGTTGTATCTATCAATTAAAACCCCAAACTAAATAACTACATCAATAAAAAACCATAATCGTTCATAAGTGAATCAATTTAGACCCTCTATTAGATTTCATTATCAAACAATTATGTATAATTTTCACACGTATAAATTGCGGGATGAACAtaatatcttttgtttttaaaaaaaataaaaaacaaatggatAATATCAACCTTTCATTAATATAAGTGCCTTTCACCTTTTGCttcacttttttatatttgtgagCATCTAAACCAGTCTACGCGCACCTGACTAATCTCACGAGACAGTCTCTTTACTTATTTAGGAAGAATTATGTGTATCTCCCTCTAATTTCCTTCAACATCCATACTTTTTTCATTAACTTttctcaataaattttttcataaaatctctcttttgtaaaattttctcCCTAACTTCTTAAACACACTTTCTAACTAACTTCCATAATTGACGCAATTGTTTTCTCACTAACTTCTTAAACAcactttctcttatttatgtcatatctttttgttattctaaTAGCATACCTTTTAGCCGTTTttcagttcttttttttaaagggaGCAAAACTTATAATAAGCACTcaaaaatatctcaaaattttataatattaaaggCTCTACCAGGCACATCCTAATGAGAAGTCACGCAGTGTTTCTCAATTGAACAACCAACATCTACACAAGCCTAAACTTCGGAAAAATAACACCCATGCTTCCTCTAACAACAATCATATTTCCCATTAactttttgaagtttattaaTTCACTAACCTGAAGCCAATCTGCAACAGCTGCAACATTTGGCATGGTCGCACTCATGCCAACTATTTGAATACCATGAGCAGGGTCTGACTTACCACTACTAGTTCCAGAACTCTCACCACTACTAGAATCTAAATTACCTTCCCCAGCAGCATAACGAAGTTTAGTCAACAATAGTTCCAAAAGATACCCCCTTGTCTGATCTCCAACCTATCAATAAAACAAGAATCGTCTAGGTGAGTACCCTGACCGGGAAAGGTTTAAGGTATAGCCTATCTATAAATTGGCCTCTTCAAGAAAATAGGAAATCATGTACTCgtgaaacaaataattttaagcCACATGCATGCTACACCACAGGAACAGTCTTCTTCTATTTCCATCTCACATtgcatatttttcataaagaaattgtaatttcATATTGATTTTCTTAGTTACCATGTGCAATTCATCTATCACGATAATCCCAATTTCCGATAAACGACACTCCTCCAACAATCTGTTTATTAAAGAGTTTGCCTTCTCAATTGTACAAACGGCCACAGAAGTATCCTTAGGAAGCGTACCACCACCTTGATTTCCATAATAACTACGCACATGCTTACCCAGAGATTCAAGAAGAACATCAAGATGTGCAGCCTAGAACATAAAGAAATtgcaaacaaaatataaagttatcaaatttgaatacaGTTATTGAAAAAATCGTTGTATCTGCATAGTTAACTAAATTTGGAAGGCATGGATCACCTTTTCTGCACAAATTGACACATATGGAAGTACAAGAAGTGCCATCTTTCCAGTAGAAATTACCCGCCTTAACATTAAAATCTCTGCAACAAAACTTTTTCCAGCACTGCAGATGATACAGACAAAATAAGTAACACATAGGGTGCCTTTGGAAGTGTTTCTTATAgcatttgttattataattccTTCTTCATAAAAAGGTAATTGATAATAAACTACTTTCCTATTGAGCAACTAAACCAACATTAGGAAGAGAAAAACGCAAACAAGGTGAGCTAGATAAAAAGAAGGGTTTAACAACAGGAAGGCAACGGAAAAAGCATTGTAGTGGGCTGAGGCTTATACCTACTCCCACGATGATGCAGCACAATGACAAGCTCTTTAAAActacttattttttgttttcacttGCCCACCTTGGTGGTTGTTAGGATCATTGCTTTGCAATCACCACTTTtcagaaaaggaaacaatgCTTATcgttgaaaaatgaaaataaactaatGGTCAAAGATCAGTATTATCAATGATTCAATAAAGGATGATTTTACAAGAATTAATATTCATTGAAACCCacaagaaaatattgaaatgagTGGTGCTCCAAACCCTTTACACACTAAACGCCCACCTTATATTCCTCCCAAACCAAACAATTCAAAGAAACTAGCTCGCAACCAAAGCTTCTCTTTCCATGTGAGAGGAGATGTAAAAGAGCCTCCCTGCATCATTGCTTTGCAATCACTAGAACGTTAAAtcaccccccccccccccccccccccccacacacacacacaataaataaataaataaacgagCCAGATATTTTCACAAgattatcttttgttttgaaaagaagaaaactactTCTTAATGCAGCTAAAAGAGAGAAGCccccttttatttattactaacGTATAGGTTGGAGAAAACTTCGAAACAAAGGTTCCAAAACTTACCTTATAAATTATATCCCTTTTCTGAAAGGGTAACCCTACGAGACCACTGAACTACAAGCTAGCAAGCAACAGCTTTTCTGCTGTTCTTGGATACtgtaaattttttgtattaaaacaGTAACCCACTCTAGCCAAGGGGAAAAGTCAGCCCTAAATTACAGTACCTGGTGGATGCACAATAAACAAGATTTCTTCTCTGCAAGACACCATCTACCTTAAGGCATTCAACCTA
Coding sequences:
- the LOC101215433 gene encoding helicase and polymerase-containing protein TEBICHI isoform X4, producing the protein MASGSPPSRIDQFYASKKRKPLTPSLKSGSYDKNGKKALEGSPGAKGTLDNYLVISQDHGSSDNPSHSVRENLSAQNLVKRNLLLKINSSFRNEHGETTSSRGCDKKRTLEDSFETRSSTVKSTASDCGITPCTEKPELKQFAADFLSLYCSNELQTTVSSPVEQKVTFLKRHSSPSHLEGEAKLPKKMHSIVGPSNAESEPDSSNALSEGNKESNFVVETGDTVSHHPAVLKACMQKCNQAPTSPYCLTECKTPGLSTGTTFIRQTPKSGSSTFSPGEAFWKEAIVLADGLRAPSIALINCDAEEANLVESQSNTKKLPIPEEPAQKRLKGQFGGGSGGVRLGEPGASLRSDLKELDRVVSSLPVKHFDFSADDKNLDDSTSPCCASNESKVNAYDLNEQSDRCYTTHISLPKHNDKTRDSDSLTKEKIQETIVTSSVPVVNEVKLNIFSPSDSITSDTAAHELRASTIHDSRDETTPSSSTRHKDWLDLSCWLPPEISSIYKEKGITKLHPWQVECLKVDGVLQRRNLVYCASTSAGKSFVAEILMLRRVISTGKMALLVLPYVSICAEKAAHLDVLLESLGKHVRSYYGNQGGGTLPKDTSVAVCTIEKANSLINRLLEECRLSEIGIIVIDELHMVGDQTRGYLLELLLTKLRYAAGEGNLDSSSGESSGTSSGKSDPAHGIQIVGMSATMPNVAAVADWLQAALYHTDFRPVPLEEYIKVGNTIYNKSLDIVRTISKTANLGGRDPDHIVELCNEVVEDGHSVLIFCSSRKGCESTAKHVSKFLKKFSVKIQNDNSEFTDIFSAIDALRRCPSGLDPVLEETFPSGVAYHHAGLTVEEREVVETCYRKGLLRVLTATSTLAAGVNLPARRVIFRQPRIGRDFIDGARYRQMAGRAGRTGIDTKGESVLICRPEEVKRINELLNESCPPLQSCLSEDKNGMTHAILEVVAGGIVQTATDIHRYVRCTLLNSTKPFQDVVKSAQESLRWLCHGKFLEWNGDTKLYSTTPLGRASFGSSLSPEESLIVLDDLSRAREGFVLASDLHLVYLVTPINVDVEPDWELYYELFMGLSSLDQSVGNRVGATEPFLMRMAHGAPVRRANISRNGVAGLRTKRDEHVGVYGDRPSEEQTIRVCKRFYVALILSRLVQETPIPEVCDAFKVARGMVQALQESAGRFASMVSVFCERLGWHDLEGLVAKFQNRVSFGVRAEIVELTTIPYVKGSRARALYKAGLRTPLAIAEASDAELVKALSESASWTTEESTAQKRMHVGLARKIKHGARKVVLDKAEEARIAAFSAFKSLGFTVPQISHPLSASADGNITAQVAVGTQQMERVLTLSCVGGTSSSEKVVGKNPSQTGAISIDVKQSNSGVNPPVNAEGSAIQDSNTVGECAGKVDVAISSHLERITDKDAQREQHSSKVLHSLKRDGSSMKGPIQAASTSGGFESFLNLWDASQEFYFDLYYTKRSEVNSVVPFELHGIAICWEKSPVYYVNIPKDLLGPKSGKGLCPDDSISGDQVDVSQNEHWFEMIEMRWKKINEIFTKKNVRKFAWNLKVQVQVLKCPGVSIQKLGFLNSARRNMGLKLVDGSYIVLSRVHMSNVIDMCIVAWILWPDDERNSTLNLEKEVKKRLSGEAAAAANRSGQWKNQMRRVAHNGCCRRVAQTRALCSVLWKLIISEKLLDALNNIEIPLVGILADMETWGIGVDMEGCIRARNLLGKKLRCLEKEAYRLAGMTFSLYAAADIANVLYGHLKLSIPEGFNKGKQHPSTDKHCLDLLSWNELIFVSSVGQTKPIPLSSLKGCVFSEYE